Within Metabacillus sp. KUDC1714, the genomic segment TATATAAAAAAGGATGAAACAAGATATCTTACAAATGTCTCAGTGCCTTCATTAAATAATGGTTCCACAAGTAGTTCAATAAAAGTAACAGCCATATCAGATTTATATGTGAAACAAAATATTACAGGAAAACAGATTACTTTTGGAAAGATAAATAAAGGAGTTGTTTATCCAATACTAGAAGAAACAGGAAACTGGTATAAAATTGACTTCTTAGGAAGAATAGGCTTTGTATGGAAATTTAACGCTAGCATCTTAAAATAAATACGAAAACTACAAAATGCATCGAAAGATTAATTCTTTCGATGCATTTTGTAGTTTAGCATTAAAGTATCAATAATTACTTCGCAATAAAATAATTCAATAAATAATCCGCCCAAACTTCATTTCCACTTTCATTCGCTTTCGAATCCGTTAAATAATCCTTCATTTTCACATCATCTAAATCAGGCCAATTCTCCCAATGATTTAAATAAATCATTTCATTTTCTTCCGCATAAGCCATTAATTGTGATACCTCAATTGGATAGTAGGTTGCAGCATATAGAGGATTTGGAGGCTGAATCATAAGTGTCATATCTTTATTTGCCTCTAGCCACGAATCAACCATTTTTTGAATATTATCCAAAGTATTTTCAATTCCAATATGTCCATTATCTTTTAGCATCGATGGTTCAAATAATAGAATATCAGGGTTCAATTCGTTAATTCCCTCATAGGATTGGTCCTTTATGACATCACGAGTTGTTTTGTCACCTGTTGAAAGTATGGTTACTTCGAATACATTCTCACCATATGTAGTCTTTAATTCCTTGCTAAATTGTTCTGACCAAGCCCCTTTTGCATCAGAGGTTCCAAAAATCACAAGCTTTAGCTGTTTACCAGTACTTGTAGCATTACTTACTTTATCTTGGAGATTTTTAGGTAGATTACTAGAATACTTTTCAACATCTATCTCAATTTCAGGCTCTTCCTGTAAAGGTACTGACTTACTAGTGCTTGTCACTTTCTCACCCTGTGCGGAAATTTTATTATTCCAATGGAGATTACCAAAAATAATTACTGCCACGCACAAAATTAGTGTTAGAAAAACTAAAAGCTTTTTCACAATGCTATCCCCCAATTTTCGACATATTTCTATCTAAAATTATACACAAAAACATTGATTCTACAATAATTTCCATAATAACAAAAGTGCAAGCGTCTTGAACAGCACCGACAAGCATAAGATGATTTAGAATAGAAGGCGTCCTTTGCGTTCAATTCTAAATTAGCTAGACCCTAGTGGGGCTAGGCGCTGGAGCTGAATGCCTAGCGCTTAACCACAGTACAAGAATTTTAAATTTCCTAAATAACAAGAAATGGATTTTCTATTTTTCAATGATAGGAAATCATTTGTAATTTTTGAATAAGCTTTAGCTCTTCTTCATGCTTTTGTTTTTTTGATTCTCGATTAAATTGAGTTGTGCATTCATCAATAGTTATGCACATACCGCTTTTCACAAACTGATTCATTTTTGTAATCGCAGTTGGAGTAATATAGTTATGAGGAATTGGCGATGCTGCAAGCTCTTTTAAAATCGCAAATCGTTGTTGGTCAAGTTCATAGATTGAATTTGTTGAACTTGATTTTAGCTGTGGCTTTTGCTCCTTTTCCATGTCCTTTGTCATTTTTCTCACAAAAACCATATAAAAACCAATAGAAAGGATCGCTTGAGCCGCAGCAATATATGTAATAAACTTCCTTGCATCAACGATAAATGAGCAAATTACAAAGGTTGCAGTAATACTAATGAAGATAATTGCTGCTACGTATAGAATATGACGTAATAATGGAATTGTTTTTTGCTCTTTTTGACTGTTCCTAGACTCGTAATCTTGATAGCTTTTCATCAATTTAGTTAGTTGTTCCTCTAATTGCTGTAAATGCTGTGATAACTCTGTGCCTACCATCGTTAGATTAAACTCCTTCTCTAATCTTATATAGTGACTTCTATTATTATTTCGGCATAAAATTACTTTTTTTAAGCTTTTATAGACATAAATAAGAAAAAGACTCAAAAAAGAAGGAAACCACTCGGTTCCCTTCTTTCTCATTTACATATTAGTTACGCGTTTTCTTTTCTGAATAAAAAGTATTACTCCTCCTAAAGCTAGGACAATGAGTCCCACTGCTAAAAGGTTATACACTATAGTGGCTGTTTTAGGAAGCTGATTCTTATTTTCAACTTTAACAGGTTCAGTAATGATGTTGTTCGAATCTACTGGTTTTTCCCCAATAGATGAATTATTTCCATTAGCTGGATTTTCACCGTCAGGAGTTGGCTTTTGAGGATCCACGCCCCCATCTTGACCATCACCAGGTGTTGTTACTGGATTATCGTCACTATCTTCTAACAGAAAGAGAATTGGATCTACTAGGTAATCTTCCGTTCCGTTTATTTCAAACTGGAAGGTTACTTCTTCTCCATCCGCTGTCACAAACGTTATTTCGTAATTTCCAACAGGGAGCTCCACTATATCCATTTCTTCATCTGTTGAAACGTCAATTAATCTTCCTTGTTCATCAGACCAACCAAAGTAATAAATATTCTCTGTTTCTTCATCGATTCCGTAAAGGTCAAATGTCGCATCAACCTCAGGAAGATCGACTGTTTTGTACACATACAGACTAACATCCTTAACTGATCCTTCTACAGGTAAGGTTGTCACATCTGCAGATAAAAAGCCATAATACTCATCTTCTTCAACATTAATCTCAATGTAATAATTAGTATTTGGTGAGAGATTCAAAAATTGATAGCTAGTTTCATTACTATCAAGCTCTACGTCCTCAACAAGTTCTCCGTCATCTGAATATAGAGAAACGTTGTAAGTGCCTGTACCTTTTGGTAGCATTGGATCCCATGAAATTGAAATAGAGTCTTCAGTTACTTCATCGATATTTAGCTCAGGACTATTATCTACGTCAAGATTTACTTGAACGCCCCAATCCTTTAGAGCTGCAAATACTCTGGCATTATCCTTATCATTTACATCAAGTGTTGCAATATTGTATAACGAAACATATTCTAGGCTTGGCAATTCAAGTAAAGGTGTTAAATCTGAAATTTTCGTTTCATCTAAAATTAAATAATATAGGTTTTCTAACTCTGCAAGGCTTGAAAGATCCTTAATTAGGTTTCCACTTACATCGAAATAATTAAGATTTTCCTTCAATCCTGATAGTGGCGATAGATCCTCTATTTTATTATTTGCAAGACTAATAAAGTTAAGTTTTCTTAATCCTGATAAAGCGGAAATATCTTGTATACTATTATTTATTAATGTCAGATCTTGCAGATTAGTCATTCCACTTAAAAAGGAGATATCAGATAGATTACTATTGACGATAGCTAAAGAACTTACCTTTTTTAAATCCTTTAAAATTGAATAATTCTTTAAATCTGCATCTTCAATATGAACATAGCTTAGCTCTGATAAATTCTTAAGCGGTGATAAGTCTAGAGTATATGCATTTCCAAATACATAAAAATCATATAGGTTGCTTGCAATCTCTAAGCCAGAAAGATCCTTAATATCTGACTCAATTAAAGATAACGAGGTTAGCTTCTCTAAGTCACTTACTCTTAAATCACGATCAAGTCCAAGCTGTTCTTTAATAAGCTCTTGTAAATTGTTATCCTTAAATGGTACGGTTTCACCTGTTGGCTCAGACCATGTCATTTCAGAGATATTCGAACTAAGAACAAGATCTCCATCACCGTTATATGCCTTAACCTCTAAGTCATACACAGTAGCTGGTTTAAGACCATCTAATTCTAAGAAGTTTTCTTCACCTGATAACTCGCTGTGAAGTTCACCATTGACGTATACCTCATACATTTTAATTTCTTGTTCACCGTAATAATCCCAATAAAGTGAAAGTGAATCTTCTGTTATTGTATTAATATAGACTTCAAGCCATTCTTCCTCTTCAGCACCTTCATAATCAACCATTACGCCATTTGCGATAAGCTCCTCAATTACTTGCTGAGCGGCTGACCCTTCTGATAAATCGAGTTGTTCTGTTCCATATAAAGTTACATATTGAAGCCGCTCAAATTTCAGCAATTCATCAATCTTTTCAATGCTTGTATAACTTAAATTAATACTCTCTAGCTTTGTCAGCTGCTGAATATCAGCGAGCGAGCTAATAGGGTTATCATCCACATCGATATATTCCAGCTGTGTTAATTTTTCAATTCCTTTAAGATCTTTTAAATCATTTTCGTAAAGCGATAAGTAGCTAAGACCTTCAAGTGCTGGCAGTGTTTCAATGCTCTCTAAATTGTTTCCATTTAGAGAAAGATCAGTTAAGTTTTGCAAATCTGCTAAAATAGACAGATCTTTTATTCCTGTTTCACCTAAGTGTAAACTTTCTAAATTCGTTAGCCCTTTTAATGCAGTGAAAGTCACAAGCGGATTTCCATCTACATATAGATCTCTTAGGTTTTTTAATGAAGCGAGTGGTGTTAAATCAGATATTCTGTTTCCAGACAAGCTTAAGCTTCTGAGATTAGTTGCTGCTTCAATACCTGATAAATCTTTAATTCTTTTACTGTCGAGATATAGTTCTTCTAGTCCTTTTAAGTCACTAATAAAAATATCACGTTCTAAACCAAATTCAGCTTTTATTGCTTTCTCTAGTTGTGCATCCTTAAATACAGCTTTTTCTCCTACAGGAGCTGAAAGAGTTTTAAACGTAGAAACAGCTTTTCCGATTTGCTCATCCTTGTTGTTATAAGCAAAAATCTCTACTGAGTATTCTGTATTTTGCTGAAGTGTCTCAACTGTTATTTGGTTCCCAACTTCATCAGGGTCTACCATTGTTACCTTATCAGCAACTTTTACCTCATAATAAGCTACAGATTCCTCATCATCATATTCCCAGCTAATGATTGCTCTCTCTTCATTCGCCTTTATTGATGTGATGTACATCTTATATGAATCATCGTGGTCAATCGTTAGACCTTCGCGCTCAAGTGATTGTACCTCATCAATTAGAGTAAAATAAAGCTCACCGTAAATTGTTAATGTAGATAAATTGGTTAGCTGCTGCAGCGGTAATATTGTTGCAACCTCTATGTAGCTAATATCTAACGTTTCTAGGCTAGCAAGCGTTGCGATTGGTGCTACATTATTTACCAATGATTCTGCGAGTATAAGAGTTTTTAAGTTTGTTAATGATGTTAAAAATTCAATGTTTTCTCCTTGGAAAGAAGTAAGATCAAGGTAGTTAAGCTTTGTTAATCCTTGTAATGCAGCGGCACCCTTGATATCATTTCCTGCCAATTCAAGCTTTGTTAAATTTATCGCCTTTTCTAATCCTGTCACATCTTTAATTCCACTGTAAGATGCATCTAACGTCGTTAAGCTTTCCATATCTGATACATAAATTTCATCACGTTTCAATTGTAGAGCTGCTTTAATTTCACGCTTTAAAGCAGAATCAGGTACTGTAACAAGCTCACCTGAAGGTTCAGAAGCTGTTATACTTACCTTTTCTTTGCTTTCGATAACACTGGTAGTATCTACACTTTCTTCTTCAGGCTTTTGTGCAGTGGTAATTTTTCCTAATGCCTCTTTCAAAATAGCACCATCACCAATTGCTCTAATGCTAACAGAATAGCTTGTCCCACTTTGAAGATCCTTTAGCTCATAAGAACCAGCTTGGTTGACTTCCTCAATAATCTTGCCGTCAACAACGACTTGATAACGATCAGCTTCTAGGAACTCTGACCATGAAACCTTGATTGAGTGGTCTGTTACACTTGTCGTGTTCATTTCGAATGGGGCTAATGCTTCCTTAACTAGTTCATAAGTAACTTCAATTGGTTGTGTTTGAAGCTTTGAATCGCCAGTTTTTTGCACAGTATATTTATACGTTTCACCTACTACCACTTGTTGATCAACGAACTGATAGGTTCTATGGAGATTCCCATCTTGATCTTCTGATGACTCAATGACTTCTACTAAAGGCAAAGAAGTTTCTTCTGTATTTTTCAATAGAGTAAAGTTTTCTTCTGATTGATATGTAGAAATTGTACTCCATTGAAGCTTAATTCCACTCTCAATATTTTCTGCTGGTAAAATTGTCATGCTTTCATTAGCGGCAACCGCAGTTGATAAGAATGGGGTAATGAGAGTAAATAGTAATGTAACAACGAGTGATAATGAAACGAAACGTCTAGTCAAGTTCGTCTTTCCTCCTATAACTTTCTATATATTGTCAGGATTCATTATAATTTTTATTTAAGATTCTGCATATAAGAATTATTAGACAAATTTCTACAAAATTATGAAACTTTTTTTATTACCTATCGTCTTATAACTGGAAACATTTTTTTACAAAAAAGGATTGTGATAAAAGTAGGAGAGAACTATAATCTTTATAGACTAATTAATTAAATTAAATAAAAAAAGGATGAACGATAAATGCGCGAAACAAAAAAGAAAAAGAAGAAGTTACTATGGATAATGCTTAGTATTATCGGTGTGCTTGTTTTAGGTACAGGTGGTTATGCATTTTACCTTTATAAATCTGCCGCAGATACAGTTGCTAGTATTCATGAGGATATTGACAGAGAAAAGTCTGAAAAGAGAACGGAAGAAGTTGAATTTACTGAAAAAGACCCAATTTCAATTCTATTAATGGGTGTTGATGAGCGTGAAGGTGATGCAGGTCGTTCTGACTCCTTAATCTTAATGACTGTAAATCCTAATACGAATACAACGCAAATGGTAAGTATTCCGCGTGATACAAGAACTGAGATTGTTGGTAAAGGGAAACAGGACAAAATCAACCACGCGTATGCTTTTGGTGGAACAGAAATGGCAATCAACACAGTTGAGCACTTTCTCGATGTCCCTGTTGATTACTTTGTGAAAATTAACATGGAGAGTTTTAAGGATACGGTTGATGCTGTGGGTGGTGTAGAAGTTAATAACACACTTGATTTCACTTACGAAGGTTACCATTTCACGAAAGGTACTACTTCTTTAGATGGTAAAAAAGCATTAGCCTATACAAGAATGCGTTATGAAGATCCACGTGGTGACTTCGGTCGTCAAGACCGTCAGCGTCAAGTAATTGAAGCAGTTATTAAAAAAGGTGCAAATGTTTCATCAATCACAAAGTTTGGTGATATGTTCGGAGTAGTACGTGACAATGTAAAAACAAACCTAACATTTGATGAAATGTGGGAAATTCAAGCTAACTATAAAGCGGCTAGCGCAAACCTTGAACAGTTTCAAGTAAAAGGTACAGGGGATAAAATTGACGGTATTTACTATTATATCGTTCCAGAGGAAGAGCGTTTAGCCTTATCGAATCAGTTAAAAGAGCATTTAGAGATTACTACAAATACAGCAAGTACTAATTAACACAAAAATGTCAGTCCATAACGGGCTGACATTTTTTATACTGATTTATGATGGTAATCGATCTATACCTAATAATGGATTTGATGTCCTGTCAAGATTTAATGTATTCTCCAGCTTATCATGATTGTTAATATACGTATTTAGGAGATCTGAAGCAAATGCTTTTTTCATTGTTAACACATCATAGCTAACTGAAACAACTACTTTATCATAGTTCTCAAATACAATAATTGCTCGATCCTTATAAGGAATAATTTCTCGAATGTGATTGACTGAAATCCACATACATTCTGATTTTTCTGCTGAATGTGTCGGGAACAAACAAATCCGAAATGTTGCGGATAAACATAGTGGCAGCATTCTTTTCCCCTTTAATACGGTCCTAGCAGCTCCAAACTTTCCTTCGAGAGTGCAACCATGAAATTCACAATTGTCTTCTAATAATTGCTTAACTGACTTCAACACTCTTAGCTTGCGATATTGCTCAAGGACTATGGTGTTTTCATTTCCGCACTCATCATAAACGGAGTAGATTAATTGTGTTTCCCTTGAAATAAGATATTCATCTTTTACAACTTTCATCGTTGCACCTCTTTTACATTTTTATTTTTAGATTGGTGACTTATGTACTATAGATCACATTTTACTTAGAACTGATGACTTGGGATAAACACCTCCGAATAACATAGTAGATTCACGGATTTAATGTGTTTGAAAACAAAGATGTAGGAATAAAGGGGTTTGACTTAATCGAATTTAGGTTATTTATACAAATATCATTATACCTTTAGTAGTAGGTAAAAAATATTATTTTATGGGATTTTTACCTAATTTTAACAAGTGGGATTTTAATTTTACTTTGGTGAAAATTAAATTTTCTATGAAGATAATGAAATATTCAATATATGAGGGCTCATATACTGTAATTAAGGCTGTGGTAACTTTTTATTCGGTATACGAATAAAAAGGATTGAACACCATATCCTTTAAGGATAATTGTTTGAGGAGGGATTTATTATGGAATTTTCATTTGGATTTATAATTTCCATTGCTATTGCAATCTTTTTGGCAATTGACGCACCAAAGCATGATCGTAATCCATGGCTATGGGGAATCTTAGGGTTCGTATTCGGACCAATCGTACTTGGGATTTACTTAATAGTCACTGGCCGAAAAGTGGCCGGATGGATTATCTTAGTTATTTCCATCTTACTTCTTTTACTTGTGATCATATTATTCTCAGTTGGTATGTTCTTTTTGTTTAATGGAATGTAAGTGGAAAAGGAGTAATGCTGGGGACAGTCCCCCGCATTACTCCTTTTACTGACTTTTGAGTTGTAAGGTGTAATTCGGGGACAGTCCCCACATTATCTTTTTGCTGACTATTGAGCAGTCCTTACTCTATTTTGGGGACTGTCCCCCTAATCAAATGCCCACACAACTTTCCACTCTTCCTCATCTTTCACAACATAAATATCCTGAATGACTCTAAATGTTCCAAACTTACTTTTAAACGTCTGCTCGACCTCTACACGATAGGCATTCGAGAACTTCTCTGCGTCCTTGGCCATCTTCCAGTTTTTCACTTCCTCTTCATCTCCGAGCTCAAATGAGAAGGTCTCAACACCGTAGTGGCTCATATAAATATGTGAACGCTCTGTCACGTATGCATTTTTTGAAAACCGCTCCTGCATCACAGGGTGGAAATGCTCCCACGCACTTCCGAAGTCACCTTCTTGCTCATAATGATAAAAAGCTTCAACTATGTCCTTTGGATCCTGTTCTCCAACACCTGATAAAACCCTAATAAAGAAAATCACGAACAAAATCACTGCTACAACTACTATCAAAATAGGAAGCTTACTTGAATTTCGTCTTCTCATGTTCACACCTCGCTGCCTGTCTACTAACAGACTATGATGGGGTGTGGACGAATATTCTTTTGCTTTTATTTTGATTGGGAGACTTTGTTTTGGGGACTGTGTTTTGGGGGACTGTCCCCGCTTTATCGCGTTAACTTAGTCGGGGACTGTCCCCACTTTATCGCATTAACTTAGTCGGGGACTGTCCCCACTTTATCGCATTAACTTAGTCGGGGACTGTCCCCACTTTTTCACCAGTTACCAAATAACAATTTAAGGAAAAACAGCAAATCCTTATCAATTGTTGGTATAATAGAGGTTCAGAATAAACTTTAGAAGCGAGTGAAAGAGTTAATGGGAGAAGGAATTAAGTTTCTTGTTGAGGTTGTAAACAACATCCATGACATATTGATTCTTATATTGAATGACGTACTGGGACTTCAAATGACTGATAAAGACATGCATTTTTGGATTATGGGGTTTATCGGCATTTTCACCTTTGCTTGTGTATATGTTATTTCTAAATGGTTATCAGAGTTTCCATTTGGGATTCATCTTATCGCTTTTTTATATACCTTAACATTTATGTTTGTATTGGTTTTTGCAATCGAAATTCAGCAGGCGATAACCAATAGAGGAAACATGGAGTTTGTTGATGCTATCATTGGGCTTTGGGGATTTATTGCATTGTTTTTAGTATATGTAGTAATAGCTGTGTTTTTGATTATCACAAAATTAATCTTCAAAAAGATTAGAAGAAAAGATGATGATGTAGATCTATAGTCAAATAAAAAGAAGTAACAAACTTAGTTGCCATAAAGGCCCTAAGTTTGTTACTTCTTTTTTCTAGTTATTAAAGTGAAGTCATAATCCTTTTCTTTTGTACAAAATAAGCCCACTCAGTAAAGCCGATTTCTTTCAGTCTTTTTTGAACTTGTTCAAATTCATCGCCAATTCTTTCTGGCTTATGGGAATCTGATCCAAATGTTACTTTCACATTGTGGAAAAGTGCTCGTTCTAAGATGTCATCTGCTGGGTACCATCCTCCACAATCCTTTGTTTTCCCCGATGTATTAATTTCGATTGCGATATCTTCTTGTCCGATTATTTTTAGTGTTTTTTCAATCACGTCTGTTTCAATATCTGAAAATGCTGGATAAAATCCTTTCATCGCATCAATATGACCGAGGATTTGAAACACTCCGCTTTTTGCTGATTTTTGAATTAAGTCATAGTATTCTTCTTTCAATTTTATCTGCTCTTGACTAGCTAAACCATCCCAACGACCTTTTTTAAAAATATTAAGGTCTTGAACATAGTGAACGGAGCCAATTATGTAGTCGAATGGATGTAAAATATATTGATCTTTATAGACGTCAATATGATCTGGAAAGAAGTCGCTTTCCATTCCTAATAACACATGGATTTTATCTTGATATTTTTCTTTTAGATGAAGAACCTCATTAATATATGAGACAAATTCACTTTTAGCCATCGAAATTGTTGGGTAGAGATGATCTTCTTCACTATAAAAATAGGGAGAATGGTCTGAGATCCCTATATAATGAAGCCCATATTCAATAGCTTGCTTTACGTAATCCTCGATTGTTCCGATTGCATGTCCACAGCGATGATGGTGTGTGTGGAGATCAAACTTTATAGAATTTGACATTTCCTAAGCCCCCCTACTAAAATTAACCAATTTATCTAACTTTATCATAGCTTAGATATCTATTTTTATCCATTAAAAGGACCCCCACTATTTTATGCGTGGAGGCCCGGTTTATACTACTATCTATCAATCATCATCGTCGTCATCGTCGTCGTTATCCAATTCCAACTCTACTACCTTTTTACTGTGAGCATCAATTGTGATTTCTGCTTCACCCTTATCTGTCTTTAATTCCATTTCATACTCGTATCTACCGTCATCTTCGTCTAATTCAATTTTAACAACTTCACCCGTTACGTTCTTTTTTGCAATTGCAATTGCTTCTTCTTCTGAAATCATTGATTCTGTCGCTGATGATGAAGCTTGAACCTCACGATCATCATCGTCATCATCGTCATTGCGATTTTCATCAACCTTAATAATTTCAGCTGTATATGCATCTACATCAATATCAAATTCTTTATTATCTTTATCTATATCCACTTCATAGTACGTTTTACCATTATAATCTCTATCTAATTCAACGCTCTCGACATGCCCATCTACCTTTTTCAATGCGGCTGCTTTCGCTTTTTCAATTCCTATTAATTCCTTTGTCTGCTCAGCCTTTTTCTGATTATCCTCTTGTGCATATCCATGATTAATTGCTATTGAACCACCTAGTACAATTGCTGCAGCTAACGTAACAGTAACGATCTTTTTCATTTTCTCTTT encodes:
- a CDS encoding SGNH/GDSL hydrolase family protein, which codes for MKKLLVFLTLILCVAVIIFGNLHWNNKISAQGEKVTSTSKSVPLQEEPEIEIDVEKYSSNLPKNLQDKVSNATSTGKQLKLVIFGTSDAKGAWSEQFSKELKTTYGENVFEVTILSTGDKTTRDVIKDQSYEGINELNPDILLFEPSMLKDNGHIGIENTLDNIQKMVDSWLEANKDMTLMIQPPNPLYAATYYPIEVSQLMAYAEENEMIYLNHWENWPDLDDVKMKDYLTDSKANESGNEVWADYLLNYFIAK
- a CDS encoding leucine-rich repeat domain-containing protein; translated protein: MTRRFVSLSLVVTLLFTLITPFLSTAVAANESMTILPAENIESGIKLQWSTISTYQSEENFTLLKNTEETSLPLVEVIESSEDQDGNLHRTYQFVDQQVVVGETYKYTVQKTGDSKLQTQPIEVTYELVKEALAPFEMNTTSVTDHSIKVSWSEFLEADRYQVVVDGKIIEEVNQAGSYELKDLQSGTSYSVSIRAIGDGAILKEALGKITTAQKPEEESVDTTSVIESKEKVSITASEPSGELVTVPDSALKREIKAALQLKRDEIYVSDMESLTTLDASYSGIKDVTGLEKAINLTKLELAGNDIKGAAALQGLTKLNYLDLTSFQGENIEFLTSLTNLKTLILAESLVNNVAPIATLASLETLDISYIEVATILPLQQLTNLSTLTIYGELYFTLIDEVQSLEREGLTIDHDDSYKMYITSIKANEERAIISWEYDDEESVAYYEVKVADKVTMVDPDEVGNQITVETLQQNTEYSVEIFAYNNKDEQIGKAVSTFKTLSAPVGEKAVFKDAQLEKAIKAEFGLERDIFISDLKGLEELYLDSKRIKDLSGIEAATNLRSLSLSGNRISDLTPLASLKNLRDLYVDGNPLVTFTALKGLTNLESLHLGETGIKDLSILADLQNLTDLSLNGNNLESIETLPALEGLSYLSLYENDLKDLKGIEKLTQLEYIDVDDNPISSLADIQQLTKLESINLSYTSIEKIDELLKFERLQYVTLYGTEQLDLSEGSAAQQVIEELIANGVMVDYEGAEEEEWLEVYINTITEDSLSLYWDYYGEQEIKMYEVYVNGELHSELSGEENFLELDGLKPATVYDLEVKAYNGDGDLVLSSNISEMTWSEPTGETVPFKDNNLQELIKEQLGLDRDLRVSDLEKLTSLSLIESDIKDLSGLEIASNLYDFYVFGNAYTLDLSPLKNLSELSYVHIEDADLKNYSILKDLKKVSSLAIVNSNLSDISFLSGMTNLQDLTLINNSIQDISALSGLRKLNFISLANNKIEDLSPLSGLKENLNYFDVSGNLIKDLSSLAELENLYYLILDETKISDLTPLLELPSLEYVSLYNIATLDVNDKDNARVFAALKDWGVQVNLDVDNSPELNIDEVTEDSISISWDPMLPKGTGTYNVSLYSDDGELVEDVELDSNETSYQFLNLSPNTNYYIEINVEEDEYYGFLSADVTTLPVEGSVKDVSLYVYKTVDLPEVDATFDLYGIDEETENIYYFGWSDEQGRLIDVSTDEEMDIVELPVGNYEITFVTADGEEVTFQFEINGTEDYLVDPILFLLEDSDDNPVTTPGDGQDGGVDPQKPTPDGENPANGNNSSIGEKPVDSNNIITEPVKVENKNQLPKTATIVYNLLAVGLIVLALGGVILFIQKRKRVTNM
- the tagU gene encoding polyisoprenyl-teichoic acid--peptidoglycan teichoic acid transferase TagU, producing MRETKKKKKKLLWIMLSIIGVLVLGTGGYAFYLYKSAADTVASIHEDIDREKSEKRTEEVEFTEKDPISILLMGVDEREGDAGRSDSLILMTVNPNTNTTQMVSIPRDTRTEIVGKGKQDKINHAYAFGGTEMAINTVEHFLDVPVDYFVKINMESFKDTVDAVGGVEVNNTLDFTYEGYHFTKGTTSLDGKKALAYTRMRYEDPRGDFGRQDRQRQVIEAVIKKGANVSSITKFGDMFGVVRDNVKTNLTFDEMWEIQANYKAASANLEQFQVKGTGDKIDGIYYYIVPEEERLALSNQLKEHLEITTNTASTN
- a CDS encoding competence protein ComK, whose protein sequence is MKVVKDEYLISRETQLIYSVYDECGNENTIVLEQYRKLRVLKSVKQLLEDNCEFHGCTLEGKFGAARTVLKGKRMLPLCLSATFRICLFPTHSAEKSECMWISVNHIREIIPYKDRAIIVFENYDKVVVSVSYDVLTMKKAFASDLLNTYINNHDKLENTLNLDRTSNPLLGIDRLPS
- a CDS encoding nuclear transport factor 2 family protein, with protein sequence MRRRNSSKLPILIVVVAVILFVIFFIRVLSGVGEQDPKDIVEAFYHYEQEGDFGSAWEHFHPVMQERFSKNAYVTERSHIYMSHYGVETFSFELGDEEEVKNWKMAKDAEKFSNAYRVEVEQTFKSKFGTFRVIQDIYVVKDEEEWKVVWAFD
- a CDS encoding histidinol-phosphatase, producing MSNSIKFDLHTHHHRCGHAIGTIEDYVKQAIEYGLHYIGISDHSPYFYSEEDHLYPTISMAKSEFVSYINEVLHLKEKYQDKIHVLLGMESDFFPDHIDVYKDQYILHPFDYIIGSVHYVQDLNIFKKGRWDGLASQEQIKLKEEYYDLIQKSAKSGVFQILGHIDAMKGFYPAFSDIETDVIEKTLKIIGQEDIAIEINTSGKTKDCGGWYPADDILERALFHNVKVTFGSDSHKPERIGDEFEQVQKRLKEIGFTEWAYFVQKKRIMTSL
- a CDS encoding PepSY domain-containing protein, which codes for MKKIVTVTLAAAIVLGGSIAINHGYAQEDNQKKAEQTKELIGIEKAKAAALKKVDGHVESVELDRDYNGKTYYEVDIDKDNKEFDIDVDAYTAEIIKVDENRNDDDDDDDREVQASSSATESMISEEEAIAIAKKNVTGEVVKIELDEDDGRYEYEMELKTDKGEAEITIDAHSKKVVELELDNDDDDDDDD